DNA from Prunus persica cultivar Lovell chromosome G6, Prunus_persica_NCBIv2, whole genome shotgun sequence:
agagagagagagagagagagagaggccatCTCAAAATTTTGAGACTTTGGTTCAatccaaaatataaaagataatAGAGATGCCTTGGGAAAAAAGTAACCAATTCACGTGCTTTTTATTGCTGAATATTTCGGAGTGCATTCGCATTATTGaaggaaagaaggaaatacaaagagGGAACCAAGGGATTCAAATTTGACATCCCTCTAACATTATTGTACGGAGGTGCATTCGCATTattgaaggaaatacaaagagGGAACCAAGACCAACAATAACTATAGcttgatttcttcacttcttGAGCAAATTTTTGAACCACTGTGCTGAGCGTTTTTCATACCTTTTTAGTCCATCTTTGAAATCCACATAGTTGAGACCGAATCGAACAGTGTATCCAGAAGCCCATTCAAAATTATCTAGCAATGACCATGCAAAGAATCCCTTCACTTTAACACCATCCCTAcacatacaaaacaaaacaaaaaacaaaaaaaatcaaattcgtTAATGTCAATGTAAGGATTCAAATTCAATATCCCAAACATAgtcttaattaaataatttgttaatcaaCACTTACTTTATTGCTGCTTGAACATAACAAATGTGGCGATGATAGTAGTCGATTCTATCGGTATCATTAAGGGCTTCCACAAGTGATAGATTGGGATCATCCAACTCATCAACGCCTACAATATAATGTGTTTTCTGTAGTCTATAAATATATGTTGAAACATAGATGGTGCAATTAAATAAGGCTGGAAAATTACCATTCTCAGTAATGTAAATGATTGGATCATTATACTTTTCCTTTACGTACACTAAAAGATCGTGAATTCCTTTTGGATAGACATATAACCAGCTTGAGCCAGCCTAAAACAGCATTGGAAGATACGTGAGATTTTTAGGAGTCAGATTTGCATGTGGAAAACAATATTTAATCAATCATACTATACTAATGGCTTAATTAGCTAACACTTGATTTGATGTGTACCTGTGGACCAATGAGGACCCCGTTAAGTTCCGCTGCCACACCATATATGAATGtcagaatttaatttttctacgAAACTTACAATTTCTCCAAGCAattaagtttttcattttgtactCACGTGATTGATTAACGCGAGGATCTGTTACATAGCTTGCCTTTACAGAATTGTTGTGACCTGCATAGCTTGCATAGTAAGTAGTATAATAATTTagtccaagaaaatcaaatgacCCAGCTAGCAACTTGGAGTCTTCTTCATTGAATTTTGGTAATCGAGGTCCAACAAGAAGTCTCATGCTGTGTGGATAATGGCCACTTGTAATTGGCTCCATGAACCTACAAAAACATGGAAGTGCCAACCATTAACAGAGCATCATCCAAGTTATACTAGCTAGTAAATTTTATATTCATAAATACTTGCCATCcaaacataaaatccaaagcCCGTGTTGCTGCATTTCTATGGTGCGATGCCTCAGAAACCGGCTTAAACCAATGTGACACTAGTGTTATCCCTATCACGCCTTTTTGAGATGCCTGCACAACAACGATAGTGTTTGGTCGATTCAGAGCCAAAAACATATGGTACAATctttgtgaagaaaaaaaaaaaacagtattAATTCCATTTTgtattgctactttatttgaCCGACTAATATAGAATTCTCAATTAGGGCCCAATATTAAAGATAATAATCTTACCTGATATTTACTCCTGTACACTTGGACAGCAGCTGCATGAGAAAGGAGGAGGTGGTGTGTTACTAAATATGGTTCACGTGCTGAATCTCCGCCGGTGCAGTTTAGTTGTTGCCAGTTGGAGCATCGTCCCGGTGCGAATGTCCCGATTGCATAACCCATGTTACTAACGGTATATGGCTCATTCAACGTAATCCAATACTTTACTCTATCACCAAATTCCCTAAAACAAAGGTCTGCATAGTCCCTAAAATAATTGCTGTATATACacatttcaaaatatatatgttatggTACTATTTATttgatcaaataatgaattttatACTCATGATAGAATGTCACTTACACAATCTGATGGCTTAACAAACCACCAAATTCTTCTTCTAATGCTTGGGGAAGATCCCAATGGAAGATTGTTGCAAATGGCTTtaaacctatatatatatacagtaaaagcaaattaaattgattatatGATGTTTTAAGAGTTTTACATATCGATCATTGATCTTTTAAGGTGAGGTATGCTTTACCTTGGCGTATGGTTTCATTGATGAGCTTGTTGTAATATTCAATTCCAGCCTGGTTTACTCCCCCACTTAGCGTTCCAtctaataatttaaaacaaaacacaacaaataAGGAAATAACTCGATCTAACAAGTACAAATTATCATTAAGAAAAGTTAAACTATATATTATTGGCCTTGAAATTGGACTCCATTAATATGATTTGGTTAAACTCTTTCAGTTAACTATTTTATATGACAAACGAATCCTGGTTATAGTGTACAATAGAGAACAAGAAAAGTGTTTTCtagcaaacaaaaaagacaaaaagaaaaacaaacagaatTGCCATGTGTACATATTGAGGATTATCAACTTACTTGGTAACAATCTGGACCATGAGATAGAGAACCTATAAGCATCCAACCCTATGTTCTTCGCAATTGCCAAATCTTCCTATATATAGTAAGACACAAGTACATATAAtcataagaaagaaaatgaaaattgaggAGCTCATCTTTCGATGCCCCCTATGTTTTCTTACAAATTATGAGATTTTTGAACCTTATAGCGGTGATATTGATTAATAGCAACATCTCCGTTGGTCCCATCTGCGATTTTTTCTGCAATTAACCATAGAAAATTTTGACTATTatgcatatacatatgtaaTACCAACTTGTTCACACCATGCATATACGTATGTACTCTaagtgattattttttttagaggCAGACCTGGATATTGGTGAGTGAAGTTATCCCATATGCTTGGTCCTCTACCATCTTCAAAGGCAGCACCTTCATACTGAAatgtacacacacacatatacaaatatatgtaaaagtaCGTAGACAATGAATGCTTATTATTGGTCTGGCATTCAAAGTAAATTAAACCTAATTAATCATATGACCACAAAGTAAAGAGTAATTTAATTAGCCCCGCAATGGACTAACCTGGTAAGATGCTGAAGCCGCACCAAATACGAACCCTGTTTCGAAACTGCTCCTGTTGAGAAAGTCACAAACAACTGGTGGATCTGTAGCAGCTTCGCTACTTTGCAATGAAAAGCCAATGACTAGCACCAGACTCAACAGCAAAGACTCTAATTGCATTTCCATAGCTAACTTGAGGCCTTTGATGATCTAGGTAAGTTGGCTCTTCCTTGCAATTTGCATGTCCTTTATATAGAGGAAGGTGTACGCACTTCACCCGAGAATAATAATGTTTTTGTAATCACGATTGGAATTCAAAGGGTGTGCTGATCAGGTTCTGCCAAATCgtacgaaattttttttgtaaatgatTATTTAGTCTCGTGTATCTGCATCTGCATGcagaatatatttcttttgtgcatggaaaaatcttttaaattttaaattagaaGAGTTT
Protein-coding regions in this window:
- the LOC18773423 gene encoding beta-glucosidase 12, translating into MEMQLESLLLSLVLVIGFSLQSSEAATDPPVVCDFLNRSSFETGFVFGAASASYQYEGAAFEDGRGPSIWDNFTHQYPEKIADGTNGDVAINQYHRYKEDLAIAKNIGLDAYRFSISWSRLLPNGTLSGGVNQAGIEYYNKLINETIRQGLKPFATIFHWDLPQALEEEFGGLLSHQIVNYFRDYADLCFREFGDRVKYWITLNEPYTVSNMGYAIGTFAPGRCSNWQQLNCTGGDSAREPYLVTHHLLLSHAAAVQVYRSKYQASQKGVIGITLVSHWFKPVSEASHHRNAATRALDFMFGWFMEPITSGHYPHSMRLLVGPRLPKFNEEDSKLLAGSFDFLGLNYYTTYYASYAGHNNSVKASYVTDPRVNQSPELNGVLIGPQAGSSWLYVYPKGIHDLLVYVKEKYNDPIIYITENGVDELDDPNLSLVEALNDTDRIDYYHRHICYVQAAIKDGVKVKGFFAWSLLDNFEWASGYTVRFGLNYVDFKDGLKRYEKRSAQWFKNLLKK